ATCAACCCATCGCGAATCTCCAAGCTCGTTGGGGCATTGATTTAAAGCAAGATATCTTTAGTTGGGTGCAAGGCGAGTACGCTTTAGGAATGCTACCTCGTGCCGACCGCAAAGATTCAGATTGGATTTTTGTCGCCGAGAAATCAGCAACGACAAAAGCAGAGGCGGCAATCGATCGTCTAGACGCTGTTGCCAAACAGCAAGGGTTGAGCGTTAGCTCATTTACCCTGGAGAATCAACCGATCTCTGCCTGGACACAACTCACAACCACTGCCGATAAGAATCAGGGTGAAGACCAAGATTCAGTCAAGCTAGAGGCACAGGTGAAAGGAGTTCACGCCAGTATTGGCAAATACGAGATTTTCACCACTTCGATCGAAGCAATGAATCAAGCGATTAAGGCTCCTGATAATTCTCTCGTCAAGAGCGATCGCTTCCAGGCAAATATCACCTCTTTACCGCAGCCGAATAACGGCTATTTGTATCTAGATTGGGCATCTAGTCAGGCGTTCTTAGAGCGTCAGCTGCCAATTGTCAGAGTAGTGGAACTGGTGGCGAAACCGTTATTTAACGAGCTAAATTCGCTTGCCTTTAGCAGCTACGGCAGCGATGACGGGGTTCGCCGCAGTAAAGTCTTCCTCCGCCTAGGTGCTAAGGCTGAGGAATGAGTCGCACATCCGAGTAGGGGAAAGGGAATCGGTAATCAGTAATCGCTAAAAACTTCCCGCTTCCCCCGCTGCTGAGTCATATCATGTCCACTAAATTTCCATAATTTCCCGGAACCCCAAGAAAGCTATCTCTTGGGGTTCTTTATTCTTTGGGCTACTGTGTATACACAAGTCTTCTTGAACTGCCAGTCCCGTTTTGCTCGCCAAGCCTTGTTTGTAGTCAGTAAAACAGTTACAACGAACCCAAACGCAACTGAATTTAAACCGAAAAAATGCCCAGCCTCGGCTGTCTAGTTGTCGGTATCGCCTACGAAATTAACGACTCGGTAAATTTTATCGGCGGCAACCTGGTGCAGACCAATAGTTATATCCGAGACCTTCTTGAAATCTTACGCCTCTACCAACTAAAAGGCAGATAGAATTCGGCAAATTGTATTGAATTTGTGAAACTTCTCACGATTAGATGAAGCTGAGATAAAGCTGGTTGAGATTCACGAAGGCCTTTAAGTGACGCTAATTTTTTAGATCCGTATAAAAATGCACTAAAGTTGGCACCGCTTTGGTTCATAGTTTTTCAGGAATAGCCAAGCAACAATTTGGAGGAAGTCAAAACTGCATCTTTAAATTACAAGTAAACTGGAACTTAGTCATAGATTTACGTGACTATACAGTAGATTCGCGGTTTTTTTGCTTTTCACTTCAAAAAAACTAACAAGTACCATGACAAAAAAGACGGCTAATGGTATAATTCCGCAATCTTTAAGATTATTTGAATTATTGCCGGTACTTGTCTTGGCTAATTATTTACATTTAAACGAAATTAATACAGTGCGGGAAATTAACGCAGCGGTGGTTAATATCAGTGGTCGTCAGCGGATGTTATCTCAACGCACGGCACTGTTCGCCTTAAGACTAGTCTGTACAAAAGATATTGCCGAGCAAGAGAAATTGCGCTCTACTTTGCAAGCTGATCTGGATTTGATGGAACGGTCGCATAGTGGTTTGATCGAGGGCAATCTGGAGATGAAACTACCGGGTCAACCATCATCCGTTGTTCGGTCAATGTACTTTGAGCCACCGCTAAATTTAGACCAGCACATACGCCAATATATCGCGCAAGCGAGAGCGATCGCCCAAGCAACCCCTGAAGAACTAACCTCAGACAATCCGCATCTACGTTACATTCTTACAGAGTCTTCTACCAACCTACTTGAGGCTCTAGATGCAGTGGTGAGCCAATATCAACAAGAAAGTGATATTGAACAACTCGCCCTTAATATTCATCAAGCGGAACTCTACGAGCAAAGTTGTGCCACCGCTGCCCAAGCTGTTGCTCAATCAAAGCATTTAGAGCAAGCTTTGCACGACCTGCAACAAGTCCAATCCCAACTCGTTGAAAAAGAAAAAATGTCCAATTTGGGATGTTTGGTAGCAGGGGTGGCTCACGAAATCAACAACCCTGTTAGCTTTATCTATGGGAACCTAAATTATGCAGTTGACTATGTGCAAAATTTGCTTGATTTAGTGACGCTTTACGAGCAAGAGTGCCCCAATCCTAGCTGCTTGATGCAAGAAAAAATCGCAGAACTCGACATAGATTTTCTCAGAGAAGACTTGCCTAAAGTGATGTCTTCAATGGAAATAGGGGCAAAGCGTATTCATCAGATTGTGCTATCGTTGCGGAATTTTTCTCGCAATGATGAACAGGTTATGCAGCAAGTGAACCTTCACGAAGGGATTGATAATACCCTGCTGATTTTGCAAAACCGACTAAAAGCACATGGCAACCATGCAGAAATTGAAGTGATTAAAGAGTATGCTGATTTACCTTTGGTGGAATGTTACCCAGGGCAAATGAGCCAGGTATTTATGAATTTGCTCGGTAATGCGATTGATGAGCTAGAGCGTTACAGTAGCGAAACCCCAAATAAAGGTTCTATTTCAGGGGTTCGCAGTTCGGATGAATTACTCAACAAACCCAGTCAAATTTTGATTCGCACAGAACTGACCTCTTCCAATACGATTATTGTGCGGATTGCTGATAACGGGCAGGGCATGAATGAAGATGTTAAAGCCCGATTATTTGAGCCATTTTTTACCACCAAGCCTGTCGGTAAAGGTACTGGGCTAGGGTTATCCATTAGCTATCAGATTGTAGTAGAGAAGCACAAAGGTTCGCTTAATTGCGTATCGGTACCTGGACAAGGAACAGAATTTTGTATTGAGATTCCCGTGTGGCACACCCAGGAAGAATCAACGCTTAACAGAAGAAATCAACTTTTGGCAAGTTAACAGCCGTGAGAGCACACCATTTTTGTAAAAAGTGCGAATGGAATTCTCCAGAGATATTTAGCCAAGGAAAAAAGTTGTATTTTATTGATACAGCTTTTGTTGTTAATTGTTCATTCTCATGTCTAACTTACCGCCGCTGAATACCGAAACGATTTGGGCTATCCTGAACGATGAAATTGATGATGCCACAGTGAACCAACTGGTGTGGCAATGCTTGGGTTATCGCTACGACACAGGGGCGAATCAATGGGACGCGAGCGAAGTTCCCCCAGAATGGCGAGATGAATATTCACAACCGCCTGATTTTATTGAGAACCGTCCACCAACGGTGAAGCTGACTCGCTCGATTCCGGCAGAGAACAAGCAGCTACTAAAAGAACAACTCGGCTTTAAAGGCTACAAATTGGGTGAATTTGGTCCCAGGCAGACTCGTCGGGCAACAGCGGCGAATTGGCTGTTGAGCTATATGCAAACCACCCGTTGAACTAAGTCATACTAAGCGGGACTCAAATCACCACTGCCCACGCCCTAAACTATAAACAAGTTATCGGGAGTGGATAAATCCCAGGATTGGCTGACTCCCGGTAGCAAATTCATTGAATGGAGACTAATTCAGGTGGAGACAAACCAAGCTGACTGTACAATGTCGAGTTGTATTACGCCTGCAAAATTTCGCGTTAGCTTTCTGGGAATTCTCTAATCTTTAAGTCATTAGGGAATTCTTCAAGATCCCCGCCCTTCTTGCTTTTAAGGCGTAGGTCAGATGTGGTAAAGCCAGTTTCTGTCTTCTGCGATTGCAGGGGAAGACTGCCAAGCTGTTTGACAAAAACTGGAGTCTCGCAGTGCTGGCATTGGCTGACAATTGAGCGAATCCAGTCAAGATGACAGGGACGAGCGTTGTGTCCAGATTCGCCGCCGACAATTACCCAGTCGATGACATCTGCTGGAAACATGGTTTCGCGTTCGTCGAGCGCTTGCATGGCAAGAGAAACTTCTCCGTCAACATTAAACAGTTCAATCTCTTCCAGCAGCGGCTCACAACTTAAAAAGCGAATCGCTGCCGGACAATGACGGAGAAGCGGGATTCGCTCGTTGGCAGTTTTCTGATTCTCGCAGGTGACGCCTAGCCACACATTTGGTAGGTGTGGCTTGATGCGTTTCTGTAATTCAGAAGGACTTGTCTCTGGTCGGATATCGCAAGCAGCTCTGGCAATCCTGAAGCTGACGTTACGAGCTGACAAATAATCCAGCGCTCTCTGTGGTCGCTTCGTAAGGATTTGATAGGTAAGCCAAGGAGTCAATGCTGTAACTGCAAATACCCGATCCAGTTGCTCATCTGTGACCTTTTCATGGAACAAGTCGCTCATTGAATTAACAAAAATTCGTTGCGGCTTCTTCCACTTCAAAGGATGAAGCAATCGGTCTTCGTGGAATTGCACGTCGCTGAATTTGCGATCGCCCCAGAAGCGTTTTGCAATCCCTTCGGCATAGCAAAACGCACAACCAGGACTCACCTTGTCGCAACCCGTGATGATATTCCAAACTAGGTCTGCCCATTCAATATCAGTTTTTGACATTTGATTAATGTTGTGATGGAAATGACACTCAAATCTTG
This Coleofasciculus sp. FACHB-T130 DNA region includes the following protein-coding sequences:
- a CDS encoding ATP-binding protein codes for the protein MTKKTANGIIPQSLRLFELLPVLVLANYLHLNEINTVREINAAVVNISGRQRMLSQRTALFALRLVCTKDIAEQEKLRSTLQADLDLMERSHSGLIEGNLEMKLPGQPSSVVRSMYFEPPLNLDQHIRQYIAQARAIAQATPEELTSDNPHLRYILTESSTNLLEALDAVVSQYQQESDIEQLALNIHQAELYEQSCATAAQAVAQSKHLEQALHDLQQVQSQLVEKEKMSNLGCLVAGVAHEINNPVSFIYGNLNYAVDYVQNLLDLVTLYEQECPNPSCLMQEKIAELDIDFLREDLPKVMSSMEIGAKRIHQIVLSLRNFSRNDEQVMQQVNLHEGIDNTLLILQNRLKAHGNHAEIEVIKEYADLPLVECYPGQMSQVFMNLLGNAIDELERYSSETPNKGSISGVRSSDELLNKPSQILIRTELTSSNTIIVRIADNGQGMNEDVKARLFEPFFTTKPVGKGTGLGLSISYQIVVEKHKGSLNCVSVPGQGTEFCIEIPVWHTQEESTLNRRNQLLAS
- a CDS encoding DUF1823 family protein, producing the protein MSNLPPLNTETIWAILNDEIDDATVNQLVWQCLGYRYDTGANQWDASEVPPEWRDEYSQPPDFIENRPPTVKLTRSIPAENKQLLKEQLGFKGYKLGEFGPRQTRRATAANWLLSYMQTTR
- a CDS encoding phage Gp37/Gp68 family protein encodes the protein MSKTDIEWADLVWNIITGCDKVSPGCAFCYAEGIAKRFWGDRKFSDVQFHEDRLLHPLKWKKPQRIFVNSMSDLFHEKVTDEQLDRVFAVTALTPWLTYQILTKRPQRALDYLSARNVSFRIARAACDIRPETSPSELQKRIKPHLPNVWLGVTCENQKTANERIPLLRHCPAAIRFLSCEPLLEEIELFNVDGEVSLAMQALDERETMFPADVIDWVIVGGESGHNARPCHLDWIRSIVSQCQHCETPVFVKQLGSLPLQSQKTETGFTTSDLRLKSKKGGDLEEFPNDLKIREFPES